A window from Alkalicoccobacillus plakortidis encodes these proteins:
- a CDS encoding Gfo/Idh/MocA family protein, translating into MARSTQVRYLWQFKDQAAYYEAAPWRGTWEQDGGMLINQGIHMIDLLVWFMGEVESVSGQLQWVNDHKETEDVASGIIRFKSGATGLIEANSVTWPENHGYAIKLFAEKGTIIFEGKNFDQVTKFTVENGPELDQINSWITEKNEQVIMYQEVMKHIDGTANQAVTAAEAEHALETIFALYQSHKIKEQVHLPLVSFSTIDMKGVN; encoded by the coding sequence TTGGCACGATCTACTCAGGTACGGTATCTATGGCAATTCAAAGACCAAGCGGCTTACTATGAAGCGGCTCCGTGGCGCGGTACGTGGGAACAAGATGGTGGCATGTTAATTAATCAAGGCATTCATATGATTGATCTGCTCGTTTGGTTTATGGGAGAGGTTGAATCAGTTTCTGGGCAACTTCAATGGGTGAATGACCATAAAGAAACAGAGGATGTAGCTAGTGGTATCATTCGATTTAAATCCGGGGCAACGGGATTAATCGAAGCAAATTCTGTTACATGGCCAGAAAATCATGGGTATGCTATTAAACTTTTTGCAGAAAAAGGAACGATCATCTTTGAGGGGAAGAATTTTGATCAAGTAACAAAATTCACTGTAGAAAATGGTCCAGAGCTCGATCAAATAAATAGCTGGATTACCGAAAAAAATGAACAAGTAATTATGTATCAAGAAGTGATGAAGCATATCGATGGCACCGCCAATCAAGCAGTGACAGCAGCAGAAGCAGAACATGCACTAGAAACCATTTTTGCTCTTTATCAATCTCATAAAATAAAAGAGCAAGTTCATCTTCCATTGGTAAGCTTTTCAACAATAGACATGAAAGGAGTGAACTAA
- a CDS encoding Gfo/Idh/MocA family protein — translation MKIGIIGCGRITEKHLAALTKLPEVEITAISDLSTERMKQAEALISSTNNELQSFIDYHQLLKTDCELVLIATASGTHFMIAEAALRAGKHVLVEKPLALSIDESRHLRTIASTQGQKLFVCHQLRFRKILFELNKLIKSGAIGTIYSGTVSMAIQRPSGLL, via the coding sequence ATGAAAATAGGAATCATAGGATGCGGCAGAATCACTGAAAAACATCTTGCAGCGTTAACAAAACTGCCTGAGGTTGAGATCACAGCGATTAGTGATTTATCAACTGAACGAATGAAACAAGCTGAAGCACTAATATCCTCTACTAATAACGAATTACAATCATTTATAGATTATCATCAACTTCTCAAGACAGATTGTGAACTTGTATTAATTGCAACAGCGTCAGGTACCCATTTTATGATTGCTGAAGCGGCATTACGAGCTGGTAAACATGTATTGGTTGAGAAACCATTGGCACTCTCAATCGATGAATCAAGACATCTACGCACGATTGCTTCTACGCAAGGTCAAAAGCTATTTGTTTGTCATCAGCTTCGATTTAGAAAAATCCTGTTTGAGTTAAACAAGCTGATTAAATCAGGAGCCATTGGCACGATCTACTCAGGTACGGTATCTATGGCAATTCAAAGACCAAGCGGCTTACTATGA
- a CDS encoding DegT/DnrJ/EryC1/StrS family aminotransferase, translating to MIPLIDLDRQFQMIKDEAMEAIRRVYDSGQYILGSEGKQFEEEVKIYLETPFAIGVGNGTDALVLALDALNIGDGDEVITTPFTFFATAEAISRVGATPVFVDIEPVTFNIDPTHIKKAITSQTKAIMPVHLFGHPANMDPIMTIAKDHNLYVIEDACQAFGSSVNGKKVGTIGDIGCFSFFPTKNLGTMGDGGLVVTKHKHVAERIRVLRHHGSTKKYYHQEIGYNSRLDEIQAALLRISLTHIDDLNKRRQKTASFYQEQLSTLKGITVPKSIEGTEHIFHLYCIEVDDREHLSKGLSQAGIANGVYYPLPLHLQEVYKHLGHQANDFPISEEKSKRLLAIPMHPYLTDAEQNEIVKSIKLLVTENG from the coding sequence GTGATCCCACTTATTGATTTGGATCGTCAATTTCAAATGATAAAAGATGAGGCTATGGAGGCCATTCGTCGAGTATATGATAGCGGTCAATACATTCTTGGTTCTGAGGGAAAACAATTTGAAGAAGAAGTAAAAATTTATTTGGAAACACCGTTTGCGATTGGAGTTGGAAATGGGACAGATGCTTTGGTACTTGCGCTTGACGCACTAAATATTGGAGATGGTGATGAGGTTATTACAACTCCATTTACGTTTTTTGCTACAGCAGAAGCGATTTCTCGCGTTGGAGCAACACCTGTATTTGTTGATATTGAACCAGTTACCTTTAATATAGATCCTACTCATATTAAGAAGGCAATAACAAGTCAGACGAAGGCCATTATGCCGGTTCACTTGTTTGGTCACCCTGCAAACATGGACCCAATTATGACGATAGCAAAAGATCACAATCTATATGTCATTGAAGATGCATGCCAAGCCTTTGGATCATCAGTAAATGGAAAAAAAGTTGGCACGATTGGGGATATAGGGTGCTTCTCCTTTTTTCCTACAAAAAATTTAGGAACAATGGGTGATGGGGGATTAGTTGTTACGAAACACAAACATGTAGCGGAGCGAATTCGAGTACTTCGCCATCATGGGAGCACAAAAAAATATTATCACCAAGAGATTGGGTACAATAGTCGACTAGACGAAATACAAGCGGCTTTATTACGAATTAGCCTCACTCATATTGATGACTTAAACAAAAGACGTCAAAAAACAGCGAGTTTTTATCAGGAGCAGCTCTCAACACTTAAAGGAATCACTGTACCAAAATCTATCGAAGGAACAGAACATATTTTTCATCTCTATTGTATAGAAGTGGATGATCGGGAGCACTTATCAAAAGGCTTAAGTCAGGCAGGTATTGCAAATGGTGTTTATTATCCACTGCCACTGCACTTGCAAGAGGTGTATAAGCATTTAGGTCATCAAGCTAATGACTTTCCTATTTCAGAAGAAAAATCAAAACGGTTATTAGCTATCCCAATGCATCCGTATCTAACTGATGCTGAACAGAATGAGATTGTAAAATCAATTAAGCTTCTTGTAACGGAGAATGGCTAA
- a CDS encoding CgeB family protein, with protein MKILFLSSGYRGVYPSIEQSILNAFQSHAISICQNKCILELDAYKLIQLCKKEKPTIIFTLLGYQLPQHFLMWAKKQQINSICWLTEDPYMIDLSLQIAPYVSGLITIEKNAWSHYSKKGYRTLHLPLGADYSIFKSTHPQADKKSDVCLIGYPYPERVKLVSFLANELPIHITVAGNWYPHQLPANVKIASLWVSSEEAVQYYASTKVVLNSYRSQNQAENKNSLGLPGVSPNNRVFEVAGCKVCQISEAREDWHQWFNKEDIPLFSTKEQALDQIEELLSNKQQRTLYATNSYNTAISSHSYTHRINELLTWLNQENLT; from the coding sequence ATGAAAATATTATTTTTAAGCTCAGGCTATCGAGGCGTATACCCTTCAATCGAACAATCTATTCTTAATGCCTTTCAATCACATGCAATCTCAATATGCCAAAACAAATGTATTTTAGAGTTAGATGCTTATAAGTTAATCCAACTTTGTAAGAAAGAAAAACCGACCATAATCTTTACTTTATTAGGCTATCAGCTGCCTCAACATTTTCTTATGTGGGCAAAAAAACAGCAAATAAATAGTATCTGCTGGCTCACAGAGGATCCATATATGATTGACTTATCTTTACAGATTGCGCCTTATGTAAGTGGTCTAATTACAATTGAAAAAAATGCGTGGTCTCATTACTCTAAAAAAGGCTATAGAACGTTACATTTGCCATTAGGAGCAGATTACTCGATTTTTAAATCAACACACCCTCAAGCTGATAAAAAAAGCGATGTATGTCTAATTGGCTATCCTTATCCAGAGCGAGTTAAACTGGTCTCATTTTTAGCAAATGAACTGCCTATTCATATTACAGTAGCAGGCAATTGGTACCCTCATCAACTGCCTGCCAATGTAAAGATCGCTTCCTTATGGGTGTCCTCTGAAGAAGCTGTTCAATATTATGCAAGTACAAAGGTAGTACTCAATTCCTATCGCAGCCAAAACCAAGCGGAAAATAAAAACTCGTTAGGTTTACCAGGAGTTAGCCCTAATAACCGAGTATTCGAAGTGGCTGGTTGCAAGGTTTGTCAAATCAGCGAGGCAAGAGAGGATTGGCATCAGTGGTTTAATAAAGAAGATATTCCGTTATTCTCAACAAAGGAACAGGCTTTAGATCAAATTGAAGAGCTATTATCAAACAAACAACAACGTACGCTCTATGCTACGAATAGCTACAATACGGCCATCTCATCCCATTCCTATACACACCGGATAAATGAGCTTTTAACGTGGTTAAATCAAGAAAACCTGACCTGA
- a CDS encoding glycosyltransferase has translation MNQASILLIHHQGGGGISQFINNWTKQYTGDVYEAFVDTGGLQFQRPNQPSETVSYDSLIERIRTYRIKEVHIHHFWNIQLPSLVHILKELNCPYTVWLHDFYTICPYVFFVNQKGRYCGRPKQEAVCDRCASNGARHSQMKQMLNVVDPTINKWRNISQQLLAEAKRVISPSESTKAIIHEYFPTIKMEVVPHPLLLNLKIEEPKQPIHQPLRIAFIGNIFYHKGEKEVKSLVTQTFVTKLPCLFYLYGESGRDLKRLNVKNFVQRGSYSSSEHLHTLLTEDKIDFVIIPSICPETFSYTTHESLYLGFPVLCFDLGAQSEIVQKTNGGWVVEAGDFKALYFKVSHLVSHTDEIYQKKTNAYRYHIEMAKSRNDH, from the coding sequence CTTTGTCGATACAGGTGGGTTGCAGTTTCAAAGACCTAATCAACCTTCTGAGACCGTTTCGTATGACTCTCTCATTGAGCGTATTCGAACCTATCGAATTAAAGAAGTGCATATCCATCATTTCTGGAACATTCAATTGCCTTCTCTTGTGCATATTTTAAAAGAACTAAATTGTCCCTATACTGTATGGCTACATGATTTTTATACAATCTGTCCCTATGTCTTTTTTGTGAATCAGAAGGGACGCTATTGTGGTAGACCAAAACAAGAAGCTGTTTGTGATCGTTGCGCAAGCAATGGAGCACGGCATAGTCAAATGAAACAAATGCTTAACGTAGTTGATCCGACTATTAATAAGTGGCGAAACATTTCCCAGCAACTATTAGCAGAGGCCAAACGAGTGATCTCACCAAGTGAATCAACAAAAGCCATTATACATGAATATTTTCCTACTATAAAAATGGAGGTCGTGCCTCATCCGCTTTTATTAAACCTTAAAATTGAAGAACCTAAACAACCTATTCATCAACCTTTACGTATTGCTTTTATAGGTAACATTTTTTATCACAAAGGAGAAAAAGAGGTTAAATCCTTGGTAACGCAGACCTTTGTAACGAAACTCCCATGCCTCTTTTATCTTTACGGTGAATCAGGGCGGGATCTTAAAAGACTTAATGTCAAAAATTTTGTTCAAAGAGGTTCTTACTCATCATCAGAACATCTACACACGTTGCTAACTGAAGATAAAATTGACTTTGTGATTATCCCTTCTATTTGTCCAGAGACGTTCTCGTACACTACTCACGAATCCTTATATCTTGGTTTTCCCGTGTTATGTTTTGATCTTGGTGCGCAATCAGAGATCGTTCAAAAAACGAACGGAGGTTGGGTAGTCGAAGCGGGAGATTTTAAAGCTTTGTATTTCAAAGTAAGTCACCTAGTAAGTCATACAGATGAAATATATCAAAAGAAAACAAACGCCTACCGTTATCATATAGAAATGGCGAAGAGTAGGAATGATCATTAA